From one Salarias fasciatus unplaced genomic scaffold, fSalaFa1.1, whole genome shotgun sequence genomic stretch:
- the LOC115385384 gene encoding arf-GAP with SH3 domain, ANK repeat and PH domain-containing protein 2-like, translated as MDRKDRQVQRLTRPPTVSQLTQAQAGRFNVHVHVEYEWRLQNQDLDESEDEMEDKPIPTRRDERPVSCFLPGAGSGSGSGPGSGPSMAALARDAACLARDRQRPGPGTMMTNETYGTTMLPGPGLGSSPGPAPPLPARPPAKGPGLSKPAAMESVGRQRSSSDPPNPQTPERNSSMYVLPAPPPPLAPPPGSRRSSMMDTRTGTAKTAPLPSPPIPPPPHYKAPPLPPPPGPTSPSGSVKRPQRPPVRTPSVDKAGVVSPGSPPTPKPRTTFSLKPRRVKALYDCLADNVDELTFSEGDVIVVDGEEDSEWWIGHIESQPDRRGVFPVTFVHFISE; from the exons ATGGACAGGAAGGACAGACAGGTCCAGAGACTCACCCGTCCTCCCACCGTCTCACAG CTGACCCAGGCCCAGGCGGGCCGGTTcaacgtgcacgtgcacgtggaGTACGAGTGGCgcctccagaaccaggacctggacgAGAGCGAGGACGAGATGGAGGACAAG CCGATCCCGACCCGGCGGGACGAGCGCCCGgtcagctgcttcctgcccggcgccgggtccgggtccgggtctgggcCCGGGTCCGGGCCCAGCATGGCGGCGCTGGCCCGGGACGCCGCCTGCCTGGCCCGGGACAGGCAGAGACCGGGACCGGGAACCATGATGACCAACGAGACCTACGGAACCACCATGCTGCCGGGACCAGGACTGGGTTCAAGCCCAGGTCCCGCGCCGCCTCTGCCTGCAAGACCACCAGCAAAAG GACCAGGTCTCTCTAAACCAGCTGCCATGGAGTCAGTCGGACGACAGCGGTCCTCGTCGGACCCGCCGAACCCCCAGACCCCCGAGAGGAATTCCTCCATGTACG ttctcccggctcctccccctcctctggctccgcctccaggcAGCAGGAGGTCCAGCATGATGGACACCAGGACCGGGACGGCCAAGACCGCCCCCCTTCCTTCCCCGCCCATTCCTCCGCCCCCCCACTAcaaagccccgcccctccctccgCCGCCCGGACCCACGTCTCCGTCTGG GTCCGTGAAACGTCCTCAAAGACCCCCAGTGAGGACACCGTCTGTGGACAAAGCag GTGTTGTGTCTCCTGGCAGTCCTCCAACACCAAAACCCAGAACCACGTTCTCT CTGAAGCCCCGCAGGGTGAAGGCTCTGTACGACTGTCTCGCTGACAACGTGGACGAGTTGACGTTCAGTGAGGGGGACGTGATCGTGGTGGACGGGGAGGAGGACAGCGAGTGGTGG atTGGACACATCGAATCTCAGCCGGACAGACGGGGAGTGTTTCCTGTCACCTTCGTCCACTTCATCTCAGAGTGa